From a single Silene latifolia isolate original U9 population chromosome 6, ASM4854445v1, whole genome shotgun sequence genomic region:
- the LOC141586929 gene encoding uncharacterized protein LOC141586929 isoform X1 yields the protein MDFHGLNRKKLQELCKKHGIPANLKNVEMADRLSSLLLKEEMPEKPAPKRGRSCLKNVSEDLEVVECEKVGVGSKEAKKVRFSPENQTFLFERTDPRAVRLLGRKKRAFVNSRQNKDTTVVSVNLEESERLAVVSDDVGPVVEPVGRRNLRRRSVVISEDVSLVTGNDEGVTKLDVKGGDLGRSLRSRRGGAVLETRESIQTMSKEENVVKGRNLRRSSRRSLVQAKDLDLESENVDDGEKPPTKDANLELNLRSRRSKMKQDDVEVISLLSPCRADNVNKPETVDHVEKLPTKEDNLELNLRSRRCKMKQDDVEIVSLLSPCGGDNVNKAVEGRNPKRSLRSRGGIEKENGVGGASLLSPCVEKKAKRGSKGKGIAEQGGSKEADRPQNEMVNHGGNIGRVTRKQLRNVDVVAVNLGRDDDCVAEVSGLKNLKQRGQPRKSVRLAEHSPVMILEPLENKGIKRGRRKTLMVKQHDINEGRDVVVEKLGEGNNMNRNGSRGSAKKSRKDVKDGSVEELGDIRRSSRRAAKTKVDISVAHQTLDHDERMDHMIEDDSLMPPQLESRNPEVTEQYKATEEINVQLPINDETTSSLLRNNGDDEANMGHECPSLVVATEEVNVQIPINSIGGDGTRESAKRSRRNDKSGSVEGLDYIRRSGRRAVKNTVDISWNHQTMLRVERIDHMIENDSQMVAQIGSKSPEGNEEYQATVAVNVQMPVNDDSTTPLSQNRDDDEANKARDCPELVVATDYDSEDKNASPCSMTAQICDAIEANHSDEEQTTRSSNELESGMVATETLESSLALEVYGPSNEEKWPEKSSTPSKKDETTFQDVNEKPDVIPGDSTPAGNASDDRNPNTEEQYQATEAVNVHMPVNDDSTTALLQNRDDDEANKAQDCPELVVATDYDSEDKNASHCSMTAQICGYIDAIEANHSGEEQTTRSSNELESGMVASETLESSLVPEFYGPSNEEKWPEKSPSPSKKDETDFQDVNEKPDALETDRIAGNDIVAGDSTPAANASDYRNSNTEGQTHENKSSVLKEQKVENLREAQHNPMQLVSKNTETNSQDVGHSSYHSTTRMHNVFDGAPNQVQEIPFPLNGAFDCSFEDEKASVAHDAVKGTIDDTSFSSVAAENCVGTSEPRCSSAIQPTLLRSRQSVCVHEDANIMRNCEDFESNGIPEQHDNEVNEHRKEEEEFEELSSPCKDNSMGSEMLEDSAIFVDNLAVQLTEPSKVCGTTGACKSISVHEQPSSSRTDTNKMRNNEEFESNGVPELHDYEINEQSREDEGFEELATPCKNIAVGSELLEASEIIVNKLGVQLTEQSKASGSTGVCNSICVHDEQPSSSRSDTKIIKRSKDFESNGFTKLNDYETNEQAVDEGFEELSSPCKDNAIGSELLEVSAVIGDKFDDQLTEQSKVSGSTGVSNSIFKEADQTISEISAAEVERREERCNDTSGGKLSCSANVSKTDHFVEFDKTTLEPSEQVKDTQPSVLENDFNNTTEASGFTAASFGSESMQPNIDEHYGATRDNFYVEQKPERFSDAVAFSPSSSEQLPVTHNTMQVEDYSSGESGVKKAHENAAQYVQALANAAAAAVPLYQSPQPCASLRSSEAQYDNSTSEQLELADNSKDFEYSLRHLFSEADILNTNEIKGLGSITDEDEDEEDLKETRSVSQVIMFKVDSSLRGEVADDIEGPSRDEMDMDDEDLETHSVSQVKGSKADSSLRKLVTNDIEGPSTADMDVDNNQKSVPSLNEDSETKTCCTGKSNAILAASVSMELLKEENIEEATQISPSTLQLNMEYSMRLSEECDGEKESEMNSLTLTNLGGSSPSLIQMTDRCTEVEEEHVSTPPIIVQGTLNDNFEINVGLAKSPENENEIGYNMAGSNVGLTEQKEVDSSRWKSDIIYKECDDGQWPTEFTSDEKLDVGGEASVKGRVQSPSIMGESTPKLSPATLWKLMEDAKEVVTVTRSRLQDGVSDGRSKKRKSESDISVQTSSSYLKTRVIGEPTVFSGSMEKGEECCKESPIGDIACSGNTKKVDYSKFIQKSPNEDANNLVFEDDLMNFDKEKDLESDKIASVTECDDGHYALLKDGKLNESPSEEANSLVFKDDLMNLENERDMDSDKTPRVIEGNDDGHYISSQDKKLNESSHQDANNLVFEDDLMNIDKETDLESDKTLRGIEGNDEGHHVFSQNKKSNESASEGANNLVFEDDLMNFDNERDLESDKTSRVTEGNDEEHHVSSQDNTLNESANENANSVVFEDDLMNLDKESDLECDKISRVTDGNDEDHVSSQDNKSNESANEAANDLVFEDDFVNFDKERDLESDKTLKVAEGDHVSPQDKKSNECANEDANNLVFEDDLMSFDKERDLESDKPSRVTEGNDGGHYVISQEKKSDELQFHHCSNSSSADLSSFIMGLMEKDMSEMFQAEESSPFLSHDETNHKLDDLFSNQLPHESDSRPEQDGNIVMSEAEELVAWNSAMQMHHETTSEASYPTDDVNTGQNQLKFSSGKDIHANCVVDVTEINEDDNVAKEGLCPLSDSEKKTGEMDELFEVDPEVKSLPSSNSLCVTEDTNHLIGCKQVEDTAALEDGSGGKLCAEAGSYITGSMMAQQNVLEEQVDYRGDPFQDDACEISTPQSASKCPENSDSLPHDIQETSGFDDDTRDEKSFNSEACIQLKGDEGIHVNFTAEDAAITAHKLLAMEGMENSSISLSVEGRDGMESPLPQIKQGENTSLDSHRGSELDATDDKMMLKRRNRSVLIHGTTRKPQHPTTDMKENMAAPKRMQMVNATATKPMLKRKALEKICK from the exons ATGGATTTTCATGGGTTAAATCGGAAAAAGCTTCAAGAATTATGCAAGAAACATGGGATTCCTGCTAACTTGAAGAATGTCGAAATGGCCGATCGTCTTTCTTCCCTTCTTCTCAAG GAGGAGATGCCTGAGAAGCCGGCGCCAAAGCGAGGGAGATCGTGTTTGAAGAATGTGAGTGAAGATTTGGAAGTAGTAGAGTGTGAGAAAGTAGGTGTAGGTAGTAAAGAAGCGAAAAAGGTTAGGTTTAGTCCCGAAAATCAGACGTTTTTATTTGAAAGAACTGATCCTAGGGCAGTCAGATTGTTGGGTAGAAAGAAAAGGGCTTTTGTGAATTCAAGGCAGAATAAGGACACAACTGTAGTTTCTGTAAATTTGGAGGAATCTGAAAGATTGGCTGTGGTTTCTGATGATGTCGGTCCAGTGGTGGAGCCTGTGGGAAGGAGGAATTTAAGGAGAAGGTCTGTGGTGATTTCAGAAGATGTCAGTTTGGTGACTGGAAACGATGAAGGTGTGACGAAATTGGATGTGAAAGGAGGGGACTTGGGGCGGAGTTTGAGGTCTCGAAGAGGGGGTGCGGTACTTGAGACTCGTGAGAGTATACAGACGATGTCAAAGGAGGAAAATGTTGTCAAAGGAAGGAACTTGAGAAGGAGTTCTAGACGGTCACTAGTGCAAGCAAAAGATTTGGATTTGGAATCTGAAAATGTTGATGATGGGGAGAAACCGCCAACTAAAGACGCTAATTTGGAGTTGAATTTGAGAAGCCGGAGGTCTAAAATGAAGCAGGACGATGTAGAGGTGATATCGCTGTTGTCTCCTTGTCGTGCTGATAATGTTAACAAGCCTGAAACTGTTGATCATGTGGAGAAACTGCCAACTAAAGAAGATAATCTGGAGTTAAATTTGAGGAGCCGGCGCTGTAAAATGAAGCAGGACGATGTAGAGATAGTATCACTGTTGTCTCCTTGTGGTGGTGATAATGTTAACAAGGCTGTTGAAGGAAGGAACCCGAAGAGAAGTTTGAGGTCCCGAGGTGGAATAGAGAAGGAGAATGGTGTTGGAGGAGCATCACTTTTGTCTCCTTGTGTAGAAAAGAAAGCAAAGAGGGGTTCAAAGGGTAAGGGAATAGCGGAACAAGGTGGTAGCAAAGAAGCTGATAGACCTCAAAATGAGATGGTCAATCATGGAGGTAACATTGGAAGGGTTACGAGGAAGCAGTTGAGAAATGTGGATGTTGTGGCTGTGAATTTGGGAAGAGATGATGACTGTGTTGCTGAGGTGTCAGGGTTGAAAAACCTTAAACAGAGAGGTCAACCAAGGAAATCGGTGAGGCTTGCTGAGCATTCTCCTGTGATGATTTTGGAGCCGTTGGAGAACAAGGGCATAAAGAGGGGCAGGAGAAAGACATTGATGGTAAAACAGCATGACATCAATGAAGGTAGGGACGTGGTAGTGGAGAAGTTAGGAGAAGGAAATAACATGAATCGTAATGGATCAAGGGGAAGTGCCAAGAAGAGCCGAAAGGATGTTAAGGATGGCAGTGTCGAAGAACTAGGTGATATCAGGAGGTCTAGCAGGCGAGCAGCAAAGACTAAGGTTGATATTTCCGTGGCTCACCAAACCTTGGATCATGACGAGCGTATGGATCACATGATTGAGGATGACTCTCTAATGCCGCCTCAGCTTGAAAGCAGGAACCCGGAAGTAACTG AACAATATAAAGCAACCGAAGAAATTAATGTTCAACTACCAATAAATGATGAGACTACATCATCTTTGCTGCGAAACAATGGGGATGATGAAGCCAACATGGGTCATGAGTGTCCTAGCTTGGTTGTAGCAACTGAAGAAGTTAATGTTCAAATACCAATAAATAGCATTGGTGGTGATGGAACCAGGGAAAGTGCTAAAAGAAGCCGTAGGAATGACAAGAGTGGCAGTGTTGAAGGATTAGATTATATCAGGAGGTCTGGTAGACGAGCAGTGAAGAACACGGTTGATATTTCGTGGAATCATCAAACGATGCTTCGTGTTGAGCGTATAgatcacatgattgagaatgacTCCCAAATGGTGGCTCAGATTGGCAGCAAAAGCCCGGAAGGAAATG AAGAATATCAGGCAACTGTAGCCGTAAATGTTCAAATGCCAGTCAATGATGATAGCACAACACCTTTGTCGCAAAATAGGGATGATGATGAAGCCAACAAGGCTCGAGACTGCCCTGAATTGGTTGTCGCAACTGACTATGATTCTGAAGACAAAAATGCATCTCCTTGCTCAATGACAGCACAGATATGCG ATGCAATTGAAGCCAATCATAGTGATGAAGAACAAACTACCAGGTCATCAAATGAGCTAGAGAGTGGCATGGTGGCCACTGAGACTCTTGAAAGTAGCCTGGCACTTGAAGTTTATGGTCCAAGCAATGAGGAAAAGTGGCCTGAAAAATCTTCGACTCCAAGCAAGAAGGATGAGACTACTTTCCAGGATGTCAATGAGAAACCTGATGTTATACCAGGAGATTCCACCCCAGCTGGCAATGCTTCAGATGACAGGAATCCAAACACAGAAG AACAATATCAGGCAACTGAAGCCGTAAATGTTCACATGCCAGTCAATGATGATAGTACAACAGCTTTGTTGCAAAATAGGGATGATGATGAAGCCAACAAGGCTCAAGACTGTCCTGAATTGGTTGTCGCAACTGACTATGATTCTGAGGACAAAAATGCATCTCATTGCTCAATGACAGCACAGATATGTG GGTACATAGATGCAATTGAAGCCAATCATAGTGGCGAAGAACAAACTACCAGGTCATCAAATGAACTAGAGAGTGGCATGGTGGCCAGTGAGACTCTTGAAAGTAGTCTGGTACCTGAATTTTATGGTCCAAGCAATGAGGAAAAATGGCCTGAAAAATCACCGAGTCCAAGCAAGAAGGATGAGACTGATTTCCAGGATGTCAATGAGAAGCCTGATGCTCTTGAGACTGATCGTATAGCTGGCAACGATATTGTAGCAGGAGATTCCACCCCAGCTGCCAATGCTTCAGATTACAGGAATTCAAACACAGAAG GACAAACTCATGAAAATAAAAGCTCAGTTCTCAAGGAGCAGAAAGTTGAAAACCTTCGAGAGGCACAACATAATCCAATGCAATTGGTCAGCAAAAACACAGAAACAAATTCACAGGATGTGGGACACAGCAGTTATCATTCTACTACTCGGATGCATAATGTTTTTGACGGTGCACCTAACCAAGTTCAGGAAATTCCTTTTCCACTCAATGGTGCATTTGATTGTAGTTTTGAGGACGAAAAGGCATCTGTTGCACACGATGCTGTTAAAGGAACTATTGACGACACATCTTTCAGCTCAGTAGCCGCAGAAAACTGTGTAG GTACAAGTGAGCCTAGATGTAGCAGTGCTATACAACCGACCTTGCTAAGAAGCCGGCAATCTGTTTGTGTTCATGAAGACGCTAACATAATGAGGAACTGTGAGGATTTTGAAAGTAATGGGATTCCTGAACAGCATGATAATGAAGTAAATGAACATAGGAAAGAAGAGGAAGAGTTTGAAGAGTTGTCTTCTCCATGCAAGGACAATTCAATGGGATCTGAAATGTTGGAGGATTCTGCTATTTTTGTCGACAATTTAGCTGTTCAACTAACAGAACCATCAAAAGTTTGTGGAACAACAGGAGCATGTAAGAGTATTTCTGTTCATGAACAACCATCCAGTTCCCGAACTGACACTAACAAAATGAGGAACAATGAGGAGTTTGAAAGTAATGGGGTTCCTGAacttcatgattatgaaataaatGAACAAAGTAGAGAGGACGAAGGGTTTGAAGAATTGGCTACTCCATGCAAGAACATTGCAGTTGGATCTGAACTGTTGGAGGCTTCTGAAATTATCGTCAATAAATTAGGTGTTCAACTAACAGAACAATCGAAAGCTTCTGGATCAACTGGAGTATGTAACAGTATTTGTGTTCATGATGAACAACCATCCAGTTCCCGAAGTGACACTAAGATAATCAAGAGGAGTAAGGATTTTGAAAGTAATGGGTTTACTAAACTTAATGATTATGAAACAAATGAACAAGCAGTGGACGAAGGGTTTGAAGAGTTGTCTTCTCCATGCAAAGACAATGCAATAGGATCTGAACTGCTGGAAGTTTCTGCTGTTATTGGCGACAAATTTGATGATCAGCTAACAGAACAATCGAAAGTATCTGGATCGACTGGAGTATCTAATAGTATTTTTAAGGAAGCTGATCAAACAATCTCTGAAATTTCTGCTGCTGAAG TGGAGAGGAGAGAAGAACGCTGCAATGACACCTCAGGAGGAAAGCTCTCGTGTTCTGCAAATGTTTCCAAGACAGACCACTTTGTTGAATTTGACAAGACAACTCTTGAACCGTCAGAACAAGTTAAAGATACACAGCCCTCCGTTCTCGAAAATGATTTCAACAACACCACTGAAGCAAGTGGTTTCACGGCAGCTAGTTTCGGTTCCGAAAGCATGCAGCCAAATATAGATG AGCATTATGGAGCTACGAGGGATAACTTTTATGTGGAGCAAAAACCAGAACGTTTCTCAGACGCCGTTGCATTTTCTCCCAGCAGCTCGGAGCAGTTACCTGTGACGCATAACACAATGCAGGTAGAGGATTACAGCAGTGGAGAGAGTGGGGTAAAGAAGGCACATGAAAATGCAGCGCAGTATGTTCAGGCTCTGGCAAATGCTGCTGCCGCTGCAGTGCCTTTATATCAAAGTCCTCAGCCCTGTGCATCTTTAAGATCATCTGAAGCACAATATGACAATTCGACCTCTGAACAGCTAGAACTGGCTGACAATAGCAAAGATTTTGAGTATAGCTTGCGGCACTTGTTTTCTGAAGCTGATATACTCAACACAAATGAAATCAAAGGCCTTGGGTCGATAacggatgaggatgaggatgaagaAGATTTGAAGGAGACACGCTCTGTTAGCCAAGTAATCATGTTCAAGGTTGATTCTTCATTGAGAGGGGAAGTGGCAGATGATATTGAAGGTCCAAGTAGAGATGAGATGGATATGGATgatgaagatttggagacacacTCTGTTAGCCAAGTAAAAGGGTCCAAGGCTGATTCTTCACTGAGAAAGCTAGTGACAAATGATATTGAAGGTCCAAGTACAGCTGACATGGATGTGGACAATAATCAAAAGTCAGTTCCGTCTCTAAATGAAGATTCGGAAACCAAAACCTGTTGCACGGGGAAGTCTAATGCTATTTTAGCTGCTTCTGTATCTATGGAGCTTCTAAAAGAAGAAAATATTGAAGAGGCTACTCAAATTTCGCCCAGTACTCTACAATTAAATATGGAATATAGCATGAGGCTGTCTGAGGAATGTGATGGAGAAAAGGAATCAGAAATGAATTCTCTGACCTTAACAAATCTTGGTGGTTCAAGTCCTTCCTTGATACAAATGACTGATAGATGTACTGAAGTTGAGGAAGAACATGTGTCTACACCGCCAATTATTGTCCAAGGAACATTAAATGACAATTTTGAAATTAATGTAGGCCTTGCCAAGTCGCCTGAGAATGAAAATGAAATAGGCTACAATATGGCAGGCTCGAATGTTGGACTTACAGAGCAAAAGGAAGTTGATAGTTCAAGGTGGAAATCTGACATCATTTACAAAGAATGTGATGATGGTCAATGGCCAACTGAATTCACCTCTGACGAAAAACTTGACGTGGGTGGGGAAGCCAGTGTCAAAGGCAGGGTTCAATCACCCAGTATTATGGGAGAATCAACACCTAAATTATCCCCTGCAACTTTATGGAAATTAATGGAAGATGCCAAAGAAGTCGTAACAGTCACACGCTCAAGGTTGCAGGATGGAGTGTCAGATGGCAGAAGCAAAAAGCGTAAATCAGAGTCTGATATATCTGTCCAAACCTCTTCGTCGTACCTGAAAACAAGAGTAATTG GTGAGCCCACAGTGTTTTCAGGTTCAATGGAGAAAGGTGAAGAGTGTTGCAAAGAGTCGCCAATAGGAGATATAGCTTGTTCCGGAAATACTAAGAAGGTGGACTATTCGAAATTCATTCAGAAGTCTCCTAATGAAGATGCTAACAACTTGGTTTTCGAGGATGATTTGATGAACTTCGACAAAGAGAAAGACCTGGAGTCTGACAAGATTGCGAGTGTTACAGAATGCGATGATGGACATTATGCTTTATTGAAGGACGGGAAATTGAACGAGTCTCCTAGTGAAGAAGCTAACAGCTTAGTTTTCAAGGATGATTTGATGAATTTAGAGAACGAGAGAGACATGGATTCTGACAAGACCCCGAGGGTTATAGAAGGCAATGATGATGGACATTATATTTCTTCACAGGACAAGAAATTGAATGAGTCTTCTCATCAAGATGCTAACAACTTGGTTTTTGAGGATGATTTGATGAACATCGACAAAGAGACGGACCTGGAGTCTGACAAGACCTTGAGGGGTATAGAAGGCAACGATGAAGGACATCATGTTTTTTCTCAGAACAAGAAATCGAATGAGTCTGCTAGTGAAGGCGCTAACAACTTAGTTTTTGAAGATGATTTGATGAACTTCGACAATGAGAGGGACCTGGAATCTGACAAAACTTCAAGGGTTACTGAAGGCAATGATGAAGAACATCATGTTTCTTCTCAAGACAATACATTGAATGAGTCTGCTAATGAAAACGCTAACAGCGTAGTTTTTGAGGATGATTTGATGAACTTAGACAAAGAGAGTGACCTGGAGTGTGACAAGATTTCAAGGGTTACCGATGGCAATGATGAAGATCATGTTTCTTCTCAGGACAATAAATCGAATGAGTCTGCTAATGAAGCCGCTAACGACTTAGTTTTTGAGGATGATTTTGTGAACTTCGACAAAGAGAGGGATCTCGAGTCTGACAAGACCTTGAAGGTTGCAGAAGGAGATCATGTATCTCCTCAGGACAAGAAATCGAACGAGTGTGCTAACGAAGACGCTAACAACTTAGTTTTTGAGGATGATTTGATGAGCTTCGACAAAGAGAGGGACCTGGAGTCTGACAAGCCCTCGAGGGTTACAGAAGGCAATGATGGAGGACATTATGTCATTTCACAGGAAAAGAAATCAGATGAGCTGCAATTCCACCATTGTTCCAATAGTAGCAGTGCTGATTTGAGCAGTTTTATCATGGGGTTAATGGAAAAGGACATGAGCGAAATGTTTCAGGCAGAAGAGTCTAGTCCATTCTTGTCGCATGATGAAACAAATCACAAGTTGGATGATCTTTTTTCCAATCAACTTCCTCATGAAAGTGATTCAAGACCCGAACAAGATG GCAACATTGTAATGTCTGAGGCAGAGGAACTTGTTGCTTGGAATTCTGCAATGCAGATGCATCATGAAACAACTTCAGAAGCGTCTTATCCTACGGATGACGTTAATACTGGTCAGAACCAGCTCAAGTTTTCTAGTGGAAAGGACATCCATGCCAACTGTGTGGTGGATGTAACTGAGATAAATGAGGATGACAATGTAGCTAAGGAGGGATTGTGTCCTCTTAGCGACAGTGAAAAGAAAACTGGTGAGATGGACGAGTTATTTGAAGTCGATCCAGAAGTTAAATCGTTGCCGTCCAGTAATTCATTGTGTGTAACGGAAGATACTAATCATCTAATAGGATGTAAGCAAGTGGAAGATACTGCAGCTCTTGAAGATGGAAGTGGAGGCAAGCTATGCGCTGAGGCTGGAAGTTACATTACTG GGAGCATGATGGCACAGCAAAATGTTCTTGAAGAGCAAGTTGATTATCGCGGAGATCCTTTCCAGGATGATGCTTGTGAAATCTCAACCCCTCAGTCGGCATCCAAGTGTCCTGAGAATTCAGATAGCTTGCCTCATGACATTCAAGAAACATCTGGTTTTGACGATGATACTCGTGATGAAAAGTCCTTCAACTCTGAAGCTTGCATACAGCTCAAAGGAGATGAAG GTATTCATGTAAATTTCACAGCAGAGGATGCCGCTATCACAGCACATAAACTTCTAGCAATGGAGGGAATGGAGAATTCATCAATCTCTCTTAGTGTGGAAGGCCGAGATGGAATGGAATCTCCCCTTCCGCAGATTAAGCAGGGAGAAAATACAAGTTTAG ATTCTCATAGAGGCAGTGAACTAGATGCAACTGATGACAAGATGATGCTCAAAAGAAGGAACAGAAGTGTTTTGATTCATGGAACTACCAGAAAGCCTCAACATCCCACAACTGATATGAAGGAGAACATGGCAGCCCCTAAAAGGATGCAAATGGTGAATGCAACAGCTACGAAACCCATGCTGAAAAGGAAGGCATTGGAAAAGATTTGCAAGTAG